One part of the Ignisphaera cupida genome encodes these proteins:
- a CDS encoding TrkH family potassium uptake protein — MRRFFAIVSTVSQINLALMVVALINGLAFLIYYVVAGDVKGYATTINYLKATIVLAMLWSVLTYALREYIIESPIDAMIVTAFVWLTVPFSSSVIYNIAIGMNSLDSFFESISGFSGTGLTVIANLESIPYVVLTWRAITQWLGELGTVVVAGIVLPFLHASLLKVYSIERGPKFASTIRRSVVGLFTMYLAYTLLGSFLLVVSGMSFIDALTHSMTAIATGGMSTKTENIGYWYFRRNSMILVTTSIVMIIGALNFRDLKMLSTGNLKGFAKSSEVRGFFAILLALIVTTVIASIVLNIGNDIAVLIYHVISGYTTTGFQVGDIKSYPTILKAILIISMAIGGATFSTAGGIKTRRAVIALKSILWDIERAVLPREYRVVKRIGEEVLDDEIVASTITYIIIYILFQILLSTSLYLCLVINNIKEFDYIDAMFEVTSALSCVGLSVNITSPTLPILAKVILIMAMYLGRLEFLPLYLLLGYYYRRKALL; from the coding sequence ATGAGAAGATTTTTTGCTATTGTATCAACTGTTTCCCAAATTAATTTAGCTCTAATGGTTGTAGCTCTTATCAATGGACTGGCATTTCTAATATATTATGTGGTTGCAGGGGATGTAAAAGGCTATGCCACTACAATAAACTATTTGAAAGCTACAATAGTTCTTGCCATGCTATGGTCTGTACTAACATATGCACTAAGAGAATATATTATAGAAAGTCCTATAGATGCGATGATTGTAACAGCTTTTGTGTGGCTTACTGTACCCTTCTCCTCTTCAGTAATATATAATATTGCAATAGGTATGAATTCCCTAGACTCATTCTTTGAATCTATTAGCGGATTTAGTGGAACAGGACTTACAGTAATTGCTAATTTAGAATCCATACCATATGTTGTTTTGACTTGGAGAGCAATTACACAGTGGCTTGGCGAACTTGGAACAGTTGTTGTAGCAGGAATTGTTCTTCCCTTTCTTCATGCATCACTTCTTAAGGTATATTCAATTGAGAGAGGACCTAAATTTGCATCAACAATTAGAAGATCTGTAGTAGGCTTATTCACAATGTATCTAGCCTATACCCTCCTAGGATCTTTTTTGCTTGTTGTAAGTGGAATGAGCTTTATTGATGCATTAACACATTCTATGACAGCTATTGCAACTGGTGGAATGTCAACAAAAACAGAAAACATTGGTTATTGGTACTTTCGAAGAAATTCAATGATTTTAGTAACCACATCAATAGTTATGATCATAGGTGCACTAAACTTTAGAGATTTGAAAATGCTTTCAACAGGTAATTTAAAAGGTTTTGCAAAATCTTCAGAGGTTAGAGGTTTCTTTGCAATTCTTTTAGCACTTATAGTAACAACAGTTATTGCTTCCATAGTTTTAAACATAGGCAATGACATTGCTGTTCTGATATACCATGTTATATCGGGTTATACAACAACAGGTTTTCAAGTTGGTGATATAAAGTCTTATCCCACTATTCTCAAAGCTATTTTGATAATCTCCATGGCTATTGGGGGAGCAACATTTTCAACAGCTGGTGGTATAAAGACTAGAAGAGCTGTGATTGCATTGAAAAGTATTTTGTGGGATATAGAGAGAGCTGTGTTGCCAAGAGAGTATAGGGTTGTTAAAAGAATTGGTGAAGAGGTATTAGACGACGAAATAGTTGCTTCAACAATCACATATATCATCATATATATTTTGTTTCAGATTCTTTTGTCAACATCTCTATACCTGTGCTTAGTTATAAATAATATTAAGGAGTTTGACTATATAGATGCCATGTTTGAAGTCACATCAGCTCTTTCCTGTGTTGGACTCTCGGTAAACATAACATCTCCAACACTTCCAATTCTAGCAAAGGTAATTTTGATTATGGCGATGTATTTAGGACGTCTAGAGTTCTTGCCTCTATATCTGCTACTGGGTTACTACTACAGAAGAAAGGCTCTGCTATAG
- a CDS encoding Zn-ribbon domain-containing OB-fold protein — protein sequence MSPARVWRERGARYRLEGSKCKKCNKVFYPPKPACPYCGSLDVEKVELPKRGKIVSYAIEHTVPEGYRHLAPIIVALVELENGVKVLAPITDAKPDEVYIGMEVEAVLRRIWEESSEGLIVYGIKFIPIKE from the coding sequence ATGTCTCCTGCTAGAGTGTGGAGAGAAAGAGGAGCTAGATACAGATTGGAAGGCTCTAAATGCAAAAAATGCAACAAAGTATTCTATCCACCAAAGCCTGCATGCCCATACTGTGGATCGTTAGATGTTGAAAAAGTTGAGCTTCCAAAGCGAGGAAAAATAGTAAGTTATGCAATAGAGCATACTGTTCCAGAAGGCTATAGGCATTTAGCACCAATCATAGTAGCTTTGGTGGAGCTTGAAAATGGTGTAAAGGTTTTAGCACCAATAACAGATGCGAAACCAGATGAGGTGTACATTGGTATGGAGGTTGAGGCTGTATTAAGAAGAATTTGGGAAGAGTCTAGCGAAGGGCTTATAGTATACGGAATTAAGTTTATTCCCATAAAAGAGTAG
- a CDS encoding potassium channel family protein codes for MKIFIVGSTREVIELVHIIRREIGLRESDFVVVTDNQKDAEAITREFDIPVFTGDLFDEKLYLEVGIDKADVVIAGHENDMVNVFVSMLAKEIKVPKIVMAISNSFIGKFLKNHGVVTEVIDKSKEVSKSILEKMLNAYIVDAGEKHIVIHNVTPNSRIASKTVKELEDDGIKVVAAIREGSTKELKQDTLIEVGDTVIILIDKTLTHKLFSD; via the coding sequence ATGAAAATTTTTATTGTTGGAAGCACTAGGGAGGTTATAGAACTTGTTCACATTATAAGAAGGGAGATTGGGCTTAGGGAAAGTGATTTTGTTGTGGTTACAGATAATCAGAAAGATGCTGAGGCAATAACAAGAGAATTTGATATACCTGTTTTTACTGGTGATTTATTTGATGAAAAACTTTATCTTGAGGTTGGAATTGATAAAGCAGATGTTGTGATAGCTGGGCATGAAAATGATATGGTAAATGTTTTTGTTTCTATGCTTGCAAAAGAAATTAAGGTGCCTAAAATAGTTATGGCTATTAGCAATAGCTTTATCGGTAAATTCCTAAAAAACCACGGTGTTGTAACAGAAGTTATTGATAAATCAAAAGAAGTAAGCAAATCCATTCTTGAAAAAATGCTCAATGCTTATATTGTAGACGCTGGTGAAAAACATATTGTGATACACAATGTAACACCTAATTCTAGAATTGCTTCGAAAACTGTTAAAGAGTTGGAAGATGATGGTATAAAAGTTGTTGCAGCCATTAGAGAAGGCTCTACTAAAGAACTTAAGCAAGACACGTTGATTGAAGTTGGCGATACCGTGATAATACTCATTGATAAAACTTTGACTCATAAGCTTTTCAGTGATTAA